CCGGGATTCTGGAGGAGCGGCGGGGAGAGGGCCTGGAACTGCGGGCCGCGATCCTGGCCGATCCGCTGATCAACGAGCAGCAGAAGCAGGCGCTGCTCGCGGTCTACGACACCTTTCTGAGGGAGAACACGGCTCCGAGGGGTCCGGCCCGCCAGGGCGGGGCCCCGAAGCAGGAACCGGCCGCCGGCGGGCAGAGTGACGCCCCGGTGACCGAGCGGCCGACTGCCACGGCCGGCCACGACCGAGAGACCTAGACGCCAGGAGAACCCGTCATGCCGATCACGGACGAGATCAAGAAGACCCTCAACGACCCGACCCCGCTCTACGCCATCGCCGGCGCCGGTGACCTGGCGTACGAGAAGCTGCGGGAGGTGCCCGGCAAGGTCGAGGCGCTCGCCGCGGACCGCAGGGGTACGCAGGAGAAGGCCACCGCCCGTCTGCAGGAGGCCCAGGCCAGGCTGGTCGAGGCGCAGGCCAAGGTGGCCGGGTCGGTGACCACGCTCCCGACCGACCTGAAGGTGCTGCAGGAGAAGGCGCAGACCTTCGCGCTTCAGCAGGTGGGCCGGGCAGTCGAACTCGCGGTGAAGGCCAAGGAGGCCTACGACGACCTGGCCGTTCGCGGCAAGGGCGTGGTGGAGAAGGGCCGCGGCGAGACCACCGGGGTCGTCGCGCCGCAGTGGGCCGGGCCGGAGCAGGACGCGCCGGAGGTCGTCGAGGCGGAGGTGGTCGAGGACGACGAGGCCGCAGCGGCGGACGCCGCCGCGCCGACCGCCGCGAAGAAGACCCCGCGGGCCAGGAAGACCGACGGCGCCAAGTAGTACGTTCCCCCGGCGGGTGAGCTCCTGGTCCGGCGGGTAGGCCGGAGGGTGCGGCGGTCCGTACGGCTCCGGCGGGCGCGGCCACGACGGCGCGGACGCGGTCGCCCGGGTGCGGTGGGCGCGGGCCGGGTCGGTCGGCCGGGGCACATCCGGACGGCCCGGGACGTTGTTCCCGACACGGCTGGACCGCCGTGCCAGGATGAGCGGCACCGCTGCGACGGCGGGCCTGAGTGAGGAGACGGTAGTGGGCGGAATGGGCCAAGTCCTGGCCTTGGACTTCCTGAATCCCTTCTGGTGGTTGGCCATCGGAATCCTGGGGTTCAAGCTGGTCGCGCTGGTCGACGCGGCGAGCCGCCGGGACGAGGCCTACCGGGCGGCGGACAAGAAGAGCAAGCCGTTCTGGCTGGTCCTTCTCGGTATCGCGTTCGGGTTGGACTTCCTCTTCGGGGCCAACTTCCTGACCAGCTTCCTGACCCTCGGCGGCCTGGTGGCCGCGATCGTCTACATGGTGGACGTGCGGCCGGCGATCAAACAGCTGACGGACGGCCGGGGCGGCAAGAACTCGCGGAACACCGGGCCCTACGGCCCCTGGTGACCGGCGGTCCGAACCGACGGTGGGCCGGGTGCGCAAGCGCCCGGCCCACCGTCGTGCACGCGGGTTCGGCTCAGCCGAGTATCACCGGGGCCGGGTTGCGTTCGAGCAGGATCACCGCGACGTCGTCGGTCAACGCCCCGCCGTTGAGCTCCTCCACTTCGGCGATCGCGCTGTCGACCAGCCGCCCCCGGGTGAGACCGGCCGCCTGGTGGTCGCCGATCAGATCGGCCAGACCGGTCTGCCCCAGGCGCCGGGAGCCCGCTCCGACCCGGCCCTCGATCAGGCCGTCGGTGTAGAGCATCAGGCGCCAGCCGGGACGCAGCTCCAGCCGCTGCGCGGGCCAGACCGCCTGTCCGTCGTCGCAGGGCAGCAGCCCGAGGGCGGGACCGGCATGCTCGGCCGGGAGCAGCTCGGGGCGGTGGTCGGCTCCCAGCAGCAGGGGAGCCGGGTGCCCGGCGAGGTAGAGCCGGGCATGTTCGACCCGTGCCGCTGCGACGGACCCGCGGCCGGCGTCGGGAGCCGCCGTGGACGGGGTCCGCTGCTCGGTGGCCTCCGGGCCGGCTTCGATCACCAGCATGCAGAGCGTCGCGAAGATCTCGTCACTGCGGCGCTCGTGCTCCAGTACGTGCTGGAGCGTCGTCAGCAGGGCCTCCCCGGTCAGGCCGGCGAAGACCAGGGTGCGCCACGCTATCCGCAGGGCCACGCCGAGGGCGGCCTCGTCGGGGCCGTGGCCGCAGACGTCGCCGATCACCACGTGGACCGTGCCGTTGTCGGTGCGGACGGCGTCGTAGAAGTCGCCGCCGAGCAGCGCGCGACGGCGACCCGGGCGGTAGCGCCGGGTGAAGGCGAGCCCGGCGCCGTCGAGCAGGGGGGTGGGGAGCAGATGGCGCTGGAGGCGGGCGTTCTCCTGGCCGCGCAGCTCGGCCTCGACCAGTCGGCGCTGCGACTCGTCGGCCCGCTTGCGCTCCACGGCGTAGCGCAGGGCGCGGGCGAGCAGCGGGCCGTTGGTCTCCTGTTTGATCAGGAAGTCCTGCGCGCCGGCGGCGACGGCGGCGGCGCCCAGCTCGGCCCCGGCGGTGTCGGTGAGGACCACCACGGCGGTCTGCGGGGCACGCCGGAGCAGTTCGCGCAGCCCGTCCAGGTCGTTGGCGGAGCCCTGACCGCCGTCCCGGCCCCGGGGCGGGAGGTCCGGCCGGTGGATCCAGCCGAGGGCGTCCGGGGCGGCCACGTCGGCCCGGGTACCTGTAGCGGCACCCGCACCCGCACCCGCACCTGCAGCGGCCGGTGCCGCGCCGGTGCCCGGTGCGGCGAGATCGAGCAGGACGCAGCCGAAGTCGGGGCCGCGCGGGCGGTTGCGGCGCGTCCAGGGCGGTGCAGGGGCGAGCAGCTCGACGGCGTGGTCCAGGCCGCGGGCCCAGTGCACCTCGATGGAGGCACCGCTCTCGGCCACCGCCGAGGCGATCAGCCGGGCGTCCGAGGCGTTGTCCTCGATCACGAGCACCTTGAGCGGCGCGGTCTCGACCGAGCTGGTGGCCGATCCGGAGGCGGGCGCACCGGCTGACGTGGCGGCGGTGCTCCGGGGATGAGGTATCGGGGCGGGTGCCACCGCGCTGGGCGCGCTTCCCTCCCGGCGGCCGGGCCTGCTGCGCGCGTGGCTGGCCGCGGCGTGCTTGCTGGGGGCGCGGCCGTCAGCGGCGCGGCCCTCGGGGGCACCGGCCAGGGCGCTCGGTGCTTCACCGGCGCCAGGTGCCCGCCCGTCTCCCGTTGCGGGCATCGGTCGATCCTCCCTTTCCCCGACTGGGCAACGGTCGGCGTCCGTGCGCAGTGCCCGCCTGGCACCGCGTGTCGGGGAACTTCTCGCGACCATAACGTGATCTCCGGGTATTTCCGTGACCTGTCGGCACGGCTGTGGTTATTGCCACGCCGCCACCGGCTCGTCCGGGTAGCGTGCGGAGCGTGGACGGCCCGGCAACACGGCTGCCGGAACTGGAGGTTGTGGTGGTGACGCGGATCACGCTGGTCGAGGGTGACATCACGGAGCAGCAGGTGGACGTGGTGGTGAACGCCGCGAACTCGTCACTCCTGGGTGGTGGTGGTGTCGACGGCGCGATCCACCGCAAGGGTGGCCCCGAGATCCTGGCGGACTGTCGCAGGCTCCGGGCCTCGCACTACGGCAAGGGGCTGGGGACCGGCCAGGCGGTCGCCACCACGGGCGGCCGGCTGGCGGCTCGCTGGGTGGTGCACACGGTGGGTCCGGTGTACCTGGCAGAGGACTACGAACGGCGTGCTGAGCTGCTGGCCTCCTGCTATCGGGAGTCACTCCGGGTCGCGGCCGGGCTGGGGGCGAGAACGGTGGCGTTCCCGGCCGTGTCGGCCGGGGTGTACGGATGGCCGCTGGACGACGCGGCCAGGATCGCACTCACCACCGTCTCGGAGTCGGAACCCGGCCCGGTGAAAGGGGAGCGGGCGTCCGATCGGGTGCTGGAGGAGATCCGGTTCGTGCTGTTCGGGGCGGAGTCGTACGGTGCGTTCGAGCGGGCATGGCAGGAGCTGGAGCGGCGGGACTGAGGCCGGGCGGTTGCCGGCCCCGGCTGTTGACCGGCCCGTGGACCGGGCTGAGGACCGGGCTGCGGACCGGCTCGCGGCCCGGGCGGGACCCGGAGTTACGGGGTGGGGCGGGATGCGGGTGGGAACAGGGGTGTGCCGGGCGTCGGCGTGTGCCACCCATGGTGACGTGACGACACGTCAACACGCCAGAGGTATTCGATAACTCGTTCGAGTGAATCCCCGGAGTCGCTCACCAGCACCCCGCCGACGACCGACGGCGCGGCCCCACGGCCCCGTCCGGCCCCACCTTCCGCGCGCTGCTCGCCGGTCCGGCCGCGAGCCGGTCGGTCCGCCGCCGCTCGTCAGCTCACTGTTCGGGCCGCCCGCCGTTCGTCCGGCCGCCGGGGCCCGCCGGCCGGTCCGGCGCTCGGCACCCGTCCGCTACGGCGCCAGCGCCGTCCAGGGCACGGTGGCCTCGCCCTGCCGCCAGCGTCCCCTGGCGTCCAGCAGCGGCCAGCTCCCGGCCATCGACGTGCACGCCGCCACCCAGCGCTGTCGGGCGCCGAACGCCCCGTACGGCGCGGCCGCCGCCCAGGCGCGGTCGAAGTCGGCCAGGAAGGCGTGCACCGCCCGGCCCGGAACGTTGTGGTGGATCAGCGCCTTCGGCAGCCGTTCGGCCAGGTCGGAGGGCTGCCCGAGGCCCCCCAGCCGGGCGGCGAAGGTGACCGTCCGAGGGCCCTCGGGTCCGATCGCGACCCAGACGTGCCGCCGCCCGATCTCGTCGCAGGTGCCCTCGACCAGCAGCCCGTCCGGCGCCAGCCGTCCGCGCAGCCGGTCCCAGACGCCGGCCACCGCCGCCTCGTCGTACTGCCGCAGCACGTTGGCCGCCCGGATCAGCTGGGCCGGCGCCCCGCCGTCCAGCGGTACCTCGAACCCGCCCCGCCGGAAGGTCAGCAGGGGCGGCCGGGTGTAGGGCAGGGCCGCCGTGACGCGCTCCGGCTCGATCTCGATCCCGACCACCCTGACGTCCGCCCGCACGGCCCGCAGTCGGGTCGACAGCTCGACCGCCGTCCAGGGCGCGGCCCCGTAGCCGAGGTCCACCGCGACCGGCGGCCGTGCGCACGAGCGCAGCGCCGGGCCGAGCGAGTGGGCGATCCAGCGGTCCATCCGTCGCAGCCGGTTGGTGTTCGTGGTGCCGCGGGTGACCGTACCCACCGGCCGGGCCGTCCGGCCGCGGGCAGCCGGGAGTGCGGGGTCGAAGGAGGCGGCCATCCCAGCAGGGTACGCGCCGTGACCGGGCCCCTCGCCGGTCGCGCCCGTCGCTGCCGTTCCCTTGTCGGCCCCAGGCCCCAGGCCCAAGGCCCGAGGCCCGAGGCCCGGGCGAGGCCCGAGCCCATACCGACCGCTGCCGCCCCGGCTCCGCCCGCTGCGCCCGCCCGCCCCGGCTCCGCCCGCTGCGCCCGCCCGCCCCGGCGGGATCCGGTCGGCATGATCTCGTCGGCCGGAACGGGAATGCCGACCGATGGGCCGGTGGTTGGCACACTGGTGGCGGAGTCCGCCCGGCCGGCCCTCGGGCCCGGCGGGTGGTGGGCGACGCCCCTCGGTGTGGGCAGCGCAGGCCGTGCCGGTGCGGGTGATGCGGTTCGGGCGATGCCGTGCGGTACGGGCGGTTCGGCCGGGCAACTGCCGAGCGACCCGGGCAGTGGCGCAGTGCCGGCAAGCAGCAGCAGGAATGTTGGGGAGCACAGAGGAGGGTTCAGCCAGGTGATCCAGCACCCCGTCCGTCCGGCTCGTCGTGCCCAGGGCCAGCCCGGCCGCGGCCGGCTGCAGACCCTGGTCTCGGGCCGGTCCCGGCGCCCCCGCCGGATAGCCATGCTGAGCGTGCACACCTCGCCGCTGCACCAGCCCGGGACGGGTGACGCGGGCGGCATGAACGTCTACATCGTCGAGCTGGCGAAGCGGCTGGCCGAGCTCAACATCGAGGTCGAGGTGTTCACCCGGGCCATCTGCTCGAACGACGCGCCCACCGTCGAGCTCGCGCCCGGGGTGCTGGTGCGGCACGTCACCGCCGGCCCGTACGAGGGCCTGCTCAAGGAGGATCTGCCGGCCCAGCTGTGCGCCTTCACGCACGCCGTGCTGCGCACCGAGGCCGGCCACCGCCCGGGCTACTACGACCTGGTCCACTCGCACTACTGGCTCTCCGGTCAGGTCGGCTGGCTGGCCGCCCAGCGCTGGGGCGTGCCGCTGGTGCACACCATGCACACCATGGCCAAGGTCAAGAACGCCGCGCTGGCCGAGGGCGACTCGCCCGAGCCGCCGGCCCGGGTGATCGGCGAGACCCAGGTGGTCGAGGCCGCCGACCGGCTGATCGCCAACACCGCCGAGGAGGCCGCCGAGCTCTCGCTGCACTACGCGGCCCGGCCCGACCAGCTCGCCGTGGTCCACCCCGGTGTCAACCTCGACGTCTTCCGCCCGGGCGACCAGCGGGCCGCGCGGGCCGCGCTCGGCCTTCCGCAGGACGCCGCCGTCCTGCTCTTCGCCGGGCGGATACAGCCGCTCAAGGCACCCGACGTGCTCCTGCGGGCCGTGGCCGTCCTGCTGGAGCGCGAGCCCCGACTGCGCGAGCGCCTGGTCGTCCCGGTGGTCGGCGGGCCGTCCGGCAGCGGGCTCGCCAAGCCCGAGAGCCTGCACAAGCTGGCCGCCCAGCTGGGCATCGGTGACGTGGTGCGGTTCCACCCGCCGGTCGGGCAGCAACGGCTCGCGGACTGGTACCGCGCCGCGACCGCCCTGGTGATGCCCTCGTACAGCGAGTCCTTCGGCCTGGTCGCGCTGGAGGCCCAGGCCTGCGGCACGCCGGTGGTCGCCGCGGCGGTCGGCGGTCTGCCGGTGGCCGTCCGGCACGGTGTGACGGGCACCCTGGTGAGCGGCCACGACCCGCAGGACTGGGCCCGGGCACTGAAGCCGTACGCCACCGATCCCGCCCTGGTCACCCGGCAGGGCGCCGGGGCGGCCCGGCACGCGGCCGGTTTCGGCTGGGGAGCGGCCGCCGCTAGCACCGCCGAGGTGTACGCAGGCACCCTGGTCCGCCCGGCCGGCCGGCTCACGACTCCCCGGCTGCGCCTGGCCTGACCGGAGCGTCCATCGGCCGGGAGCGTCCATCGGCCCGGAGCGGCGCCCGTCCGGCACCCCGGCCCGACCGGCGACCCCACCGGCCGGGGTCGGATCGGGGACACCCGGGCAGGCCGGCGCGATCCCCCGGGCCCCGCCCGGCTGCGCGCCACCGATACCGCCGAGTAACGTCAGCCCCATGGCTATCCGTACCAAGGACGAGGCACTGGCCCTCCTGCGCACCGCCCTGGACACCGCCGAGGTGGCCTGGGAGCCGGCCGCCACCGACCCGTTCACGCTGGTCGCGACCTTGCCGGGGGTGCGCAGGCTGAGCACCGCCTGCGCCCTGCGGGTCGGCGACCACACGCTGTCCGTGAACGCCTTCGTGATCCGCCGTCCGGACGAGAACCACGAGGCCTTCCACCGGTGGCTGCTGGAGCGCAACACCCGGATGTACGGCGTCGCGTACGCGATCGACGCGCTCGGGGACGTGTACCTCGCAGGCCGGCTGCCGCTGGAGGCGGTGGGCGCCGACGCGGTGGACCGGCTGCTGGGGACCGTGCTGCAGAACGCGGACGAGCCGTTCAACACTCTGCTCGAACTCGGTTTCGCCTCCGCGATCCGCCGCGAGTGGCAGTGGCGCACGAAGCGCGGCGAGTCGACCCGCAACCTGGCGGCCTTCGCGCACCTGGCGGGTCCGGTCACCCCCTCCGCCGGGACGGACGAGTCCGCCGGGCCGGTCTGAGCCTTCTAGGCCCGGGCGCCGGCGGCCCGGCCGTTCTCCGCCGTCGGCCCGGGCTCCTGTTCCGACACGGCCCTCGGCGCCCGTACCGGAACCTGCCCCGCTAGCG
The sequence above is drawn from the Kitasatospora sp. NBC_00315 genome and encodes:
- the mshA gene encoding D-inositol-3-phosphate glycosyltransferase; translated protein: MIQHPVRPARRAQGQPGRGRLQTLVSGRSRRPRRIAMLSVHTSPLHQPGTGDAGGMNVYIVELAKRLAELNIEVEVFTRAICSNDAPTVELAPGVLVRHVTAGPYEGLLKEDLPAQLCAFTHAVLRTEAGHRPGYYDLVHSHYWLSGQVGWLAAQRWGVPLVHTMHTMAKVKNAALAEGDSPEPPARVIGETQVVEAADRLIANTAEEAAELSLHYAARPDQLAVVHPGVNLDVFRPGDQRAARAALGLPQDAAVLLFAGRIQPLKAPDVLLRAVAVLLEREPRLRERLVVPVVGGPSGSGLAKPESLHKLAAQLGIGDVVRFHPPVGQQRLADWYRAATALVMPSYSESFGLVALEAQACGTPVVAAAVGGLPVAVRHGVTGTLVSGHDPQDWARALKPYATDPALVTRQGAGAARHAAGFGWGAAAASTAEVYAGTLVRPAGRLTTPRLRLA
- a CDS encoding DUF2516 family protein, coding for MGQVLALDFLNPFWWLAIGILGFKLVALVDAASRRDEAYRAADKKSKPFWLVLLGIAFGLDFLFGANFLTSFLTLGGLVAAIVYMVDVRPAIKQLTDGRGGKNSRNTGPYGPW
- a CDS encoding class I SAM-dependent methyltransferase, translating into MAASFDPALPAARGRTARPVGTVTRGTTNTNRLRRMDRWIAHSLGPALRSCARPPVAVDLGYGAAPWTAVELSTRLRAVRADVRVVGIEIEPERVTAALPYTRPPLLTFRRGGFEVPLDGGAPAQLIRAANVLRQYDEAAVAGVWDRLRGRLAPDGLLVEGTCDEIGRRHVWVAIGPEGPRTVTFAARLGGLGQPSDLAERLPKALIHHNVPGRAVHAFLADFDRAWAAAAPYGAFGARQRWVAACTSMAGSWPLLDARGRWRQGEATVPWTALAP
- a CDS encoding YbjN domain-containing protein, with product MAIRTKDEALALLRTALDTAEVAWEPAATDPFTLVATLPGVRRLSTACALRVGDHTLSVNAFVIRRPDENHEAFHRWLLERNTRMYGVAYAIDALGDVYLAGRLPLEAVGADAVDRLLGTVLQNADEPFNTLLELGFASAIRREWQWRTKRGESTRNLAAFAHLAGPVTPSAGTDESAGPV
- a CDS encoding helix-turn-helix domain-containing protein, producing MASLNVGSLGEYIREQRRSAQYSLRQLAEAAGVSNPYLSQIERGLRKPSAEILQQIARALRISAETLYVQAGILEERRGEGLELRAAILADPLINEQQKQALLAVYDTFLRENTAPRGPARQGGAPKQEPAAGGQSDAPVTERPTATAGHDRET
- a CDS encoding O-acetyl-ADP-ribose deacetylase produces the protein MTRITLVEGDITEQQVDVVVNAANSSLLGGGGVDGAIHRKGGPEILADCRRLRASHYGKGLGTGQAVATTGGRLAARWVVHTVGPVYLAEDYERRAELLASCYRESLRVAAGLGARTVAFPAVSAGVYGWPLDDAARIALTTVSESEPGPVKGERASDRVLEEIRFVLFGAESYGAFERAWQELERRD
- a CDS encoding SpoIIE family protein phosphatase — its product is MPATGDGRAPGAGEAPSALAGAPEGRAADGRAPSKHAAASHARSRPGRREGSAPSAVAPAPIPHPRSTAATSAGAPASGSATSSVETAPLKVLVIEDNASDARLIASAVAESGASIEVHWARGLDHAVELLAPAPPWTRRNRPRGPDFGCVLLDLAAPGTGAAPAAAGAGAGAGAATGTRADVAAPDALGWIHRPDLPPRGRDGGQGSANDLDGLRELLRRAPQTAVVVLTDTAGAELGAAAVAAGAQDFLIKQETNGPLLARALRYAVERKRADESQRRLVEAELRGQENARLQRHLLPTPLLDGAGLAFTRRYRPGRRRALLGGDFYDAVRTDNGTVHVVIGDVCGHGPDEAALGVALRIAWRTLVFAGLTGEALLTTLQHVLEHERRSDEIFATLCMLVIEAGPEATEQRTPSTAAPDAGRGSVAAARVEHARLYLAGHPAPLLLGADHRPELLPAEHAGPALGLLPCDDGQAVWPAQRLELRPGWRLMLYTDGLIEGRVGAGSRRLGQTGLADLIGDHQAAGLTRGRLVDSAIAEVEELNGGALTDDVAVILLERNPAPVILG